The genomic segment tccttctcttcaaagagtaaagcactagctcccttaatctctgatcatgatgcatactctctaaaccaggcagcatcctggttaatctcctctgtatcctttccaatgcttccacatccttcctatagtgaggtgaccagaactggacacagtgctccacttgtggccaaaccagagttttatagagctgcatcattacaccgtgactcttaaactctatccctcgacttatgaaagctaacaccccataagttttcttaactgacctatctacctgtgaagcaactttcagggatctgtggacatgtacccctagatccctctactcctccacactaccaagtatcctgccatttactttgtactctgccttggagtttctccttccaaggtgtaccacctcacacttctccgggttgaagtccatctgccacttctcagcccacttctgcatcctatcaatgtctctctgcaatcttcaataatcctctacactacctataacaccaccaacctttgtgtggtctgcaaacttgccaatccacccctctacccccacatccaggtcgttaataaaaatcatgaaaagtagaggtcccagaacagatccttgtgggacaccactagtcacaatcctccaatctgaatgtactccctccaccacgaccttctgctttctgcaagcgagccaattctgaatccatctggccaaacttccctggatcccatgccttctgactttctgaataagcctaccatgtggaaccttgtcaaatgccttactaaaatccatatagatcacatccactgcaatagcctcatctatatgcctggtcacctcctcaaagaactctatcaggcttgttagacatgatctgcccttcacaaagccatgctgactgtccctgatcagaccatgattctctaagtgcccatagatcctatctctaagaatcttttcgaacagctttcccaccacaaatgtaaggctcactggtcaatAATTACCCGGAGTACCCCTACTACCTCTTTTGaacaagggacaacattcgcctccctccaatcgtctggtaccattcccatggacaacgaaaacataaagatcctagccagaggctcagcaatctcttcccttgcctcatggagcagcctggggaatattccgtcaagccccggggacttatccatcctaaagtattttaacaactccaacacctcctctcccttaatatcaacatgctccagaatatcaacctcactcatattgtcctcaccatcatcaagttccctctcattggtgaatactgaagagaagtattcattgaggacctcgctcacttccacagcctccaggcacatcttcccacctttatctctaatcggtcctaccttcactcctgtcatccttttgttcttcacataattgaagaatgccttggggttttcctttaccctactcgccaaagccttctcatgcccccttcttgctcttctcagccccttcttaatctcctttcttgcttccctatattcctcaatagacccatctgatccttacttcctaaacctcatgtatgctgccttcttccacctgactagattttccacctcacttgtcagccatggttccttcatcctaccattctttatcttcctcactgggacaaatttatccctaacatcctgcaagagatctctaaacgttgaccacatgtccatagtatatttccctgcaaaaacatcatcccaattcactcccacaagttccagccttatagtctcataatttgcccatccccaaattaaaaattttcctgtcctctctgattctatccttttccataataatgctaaatgccagggagtggtggtcactgaaccccagatgctcacccactgagagatttctaaactgacccagttcattacctaggtttagatctagtatggcattccccttagttggcctgtccacatgctgtgacaggaatctgtcctggacacacttatcaaactctgccccatctaaacccttggaactaatcaggtgccaatcaatattagggaagttaaagtcacccatgataacaaccctgttatttttgcaccttcccaaaatctgcttcccaatctgttcctctgtatctctgctgctaccagggggcctatagaatacccccgacagagtaactgctcccttcctgttcctgacttgaacccatactgactcaaaagaggatcctgctacattacctacACTTtccgtagctgtaatagtatcccagacctgtaatgccacccctcctcccctttctgccCCCTCTCTATCGCTTTTAAAGCACTGCAATCCagtgagacaggaagagcatcagggaattgatggtcattccagataccagcacagtgccagtcagaagatgatttctctctccaacttgggttcaacctcactgtaacagtgtgatactAGATCAAACCTTGGCAAGTCAAGTACCCTCATCTGAAACGTTGTCCTACATCCATTAAtggatttttaaaatctttttacaggttaaaaacaaGAAGGAATTTGTCTCCAGGGATCTCAAACAtggcacaccagttttgctgtctctgtctagctgtttaagtggagcaagggattcaatcaaccatccttcctgctcagacagtgggaatggattcactcggtcatctcaattcAAGGtccatcagcaagttcacactgggcaaggccattcacctgcactgtgtgtgagaaaggattcatttggtcatcccacctgtggacacaccagtcagttcacactggggagcagccattcacctgctcagactgtgggaagggattcacttgctcgtctacctaatggcacaccagcaagttcatactagggagcggccattcacctgctcggactgtgggaggggattcactttgtcatctcacttactgacacaccagcgagttcacactggggagaagctgttcacctgctcagtctgtgggagaggattcactcagtcatcccacttactggcacaccagtcagttcacaccggggagtggccattcacctgtccagaatgtgggaagggattcactcggttatcccacctacagattcatcagcgaggtcacactggggagaagccattcacctgctcagaatgtgggaagggattcactcggtcatccatcctacagagtcatcagcgagttcacactggggagaagccgttcacctgctcagtctgtgggaagggattcactcggtcatccaacctacagagtcaccagcaaattcacactggggagaagccatttgcctgctcagtctgtgggaagggatttacactgtcatccaccctacagagtcatcagcaagttcacactggggagaggctgttcacctgctctgaatgtgggaggggattcactcagtcatcccacctacataTTCATCAGCGaggtcacactggggagaagccgttcacctgctcggactgtgggaagggattcactcggtcatccatcctacagagacaccagcgagttcacactggggagaagccattcacctgctcagtctgtgggaagggattcacttggtcatccaccctacagagtcaccagcaaattcacactgggaagaagccgttcacctgctcagtctgtgggaagggatttacactGTCATCcatcctacagagtcatcagcgagttcacactggggagaagccattcacctgctcagaatgtgggaatggattcactcggtcatccaccctacagagtcatcagcgagttcacactggggagaagccgttcacctgctcagtctgtgggaagggattcactcggtcatccgacctacagaatcatcagcgagttcacactggggagaagccgtttacctgctcattctgtgggaagggattcactcggtcatccaccctacagagccaccagcgagttcacactggagagaagctgttcacctgctcagtctgtgggaagggatttgtactgtcatccaccctacagagtcatcagcgagttcacacaggggagaggctgttcacctgctcagactgtgggaagggattcgctcggtcatcccacctactggcacaccagtcagttcacactggggagtggtcgttcacctgctcagaatgtgggaagggatttacttggTCATCTGGTCTCTtgaaacaccagcgagttcacaatggggagaagccattcacctgctcagaatgtgggaagagattcact from the Mobula birostris isolate sMobBir1 chromosome 13, sMobBir1.hap1, whole genome shotgun sequence genome contains:
- the LOC140207034 gene encoding uncharacterized protein; this encodes MAHQQVHTRERPFTCSDCGRGFTLSSHLLTHQRVHTGEKLFTCSVCGRGFTQSSHLLAHQSVHTGEWPFTCPECGKGFTRLSHLQIHQRGHTGEKPFTCSECGKGFTRSSILQSHQRVHTGEKPFTCSVCGKGFTRSSNLQSHQQIHTGEKPFACSVCGKGFTLSSTLQSHQQVHTGERLFTCSECGRGFTQSSHLHIHQRGHTGEKPFTCSDCGKGFTRSSILQRHQRVHTGEKPFTCSVCGKGFTWSSTLQSHQQIHTGKKPFTCSVCGKGFTLSSILQSHQRVHTGEKPFTCSECGNGFTRSSTLQSHQRVHTGEKPFTCSVCGKGFTRSSDLQNHQRVHTGEKPFTCSFCGKGFTRSSTLQSHQRVHTGEKLFTCSVCGKGFVLSSTLQSHQRVHTGERLFTCSDCGKGFARSSHLLAHQSVHTGEWSFTCSECGKGFTWSSGLLKHQRVHNGEKPFTCSECGKRFTQSSNLQRHQQVHTGEKLFTCLECGKGFTESSQLLAHQSVHNGKRPLL